A single Vigna radiata var. radiata cultivar VC1973A chromosome 8, Vradiata_ver6, whole genome shotgun sequence DNA region contains:
- the LOC106771617 gene encoding uncharacterized protein LOC106771617 — protein sequence MACGCSSTAVAEKISWNCAVFVAIMLVFSSCESNTRGFTNQMFEECVNNSNYKVCDEIYVVREGETLQTISEKCGDPYIVEENPHIHDPDDVFPGLVIKIXPFNYRP from the coding sequence ATGGCNTGTGGGTGTTCATCAACAGCAGTGGCAGAAAAGATTTCATGGAACTGTGCAGTGTTTGTGGCAATAATGCTGGTGTTCAGTAGCTGCGAGTCAAATACAAGAGGTTTCACGAATCAGATGTTTGAGGAGTGTGTCAACAACAGCAATTACAAGGTGTGTGATGAGATTTACGTGGTTCGTGAGGGAGAGACCCTTCAAACGATCAGTGAAAAATGTGGGGATCCTTATATTGTTGAAGAAAACCCTCATATCCATGACCCTGACGATGTTTTCCCTGGCCTAGTTATCAAGATTANCCCCTTCAACTATAGACCATAA